In Bubalus bubalis isolate 160015118507 breed Murrah chromosome 3, NDDB_SH_1, whole genome shotgun sequence, a genomic segment contains:
- the LOC123332785 gene encoding interferon beta-3-like: MTYRCLLPMVLLLCFSTTALSRSYSLLRFQQSQSLAECQKLLGQLPSTPHHCLEFRMDFQMPEEMNQAQQFRKEDAILVMYEMLQKIFNILTRDFSSTGWSETIIEDLLAELYGQMKRLQPIQKEIMQKQNSTMGDTTVPHLGKYYFNLVQYLESKEYNRCAWTAVQVQILTNFSFLMGLTGCLRD, translated from the coding sequence ATGACCTACCGGTGCCTCCTCCCCATGGTTCTCCTGCTGTGTTTCTCCACCACAGCTCTTTCCAGGAGCTACAGCTTGCTTCGATTCCAACAAAGTCAGAGCCTTGCAGAGTGTCAGAAACTCCTGGGGCAGTTACCTTCAACTCCTCATCATTGCCTCGAGTTCAGGATGGACTTCCAGATGCCTGAGGAGATGAACCAAGCACAGCAGTTCCGGAAGGAAGATGCCATATTGGTCATGTATGAGATGCTCCAGAAGATCTTCAATATTCTCaccagagacttctccagcactggCTGGTCTGAGACCATCATCGAGGACCTCCTTGCAGAACTCTATGGGCAGATGAAACGTCTGCAGCCAATCCAGAAGGAAATAATGCAGAAGCAAAACTCCACTATGGGAGACACGACCGTTCCCCACCTAGGGAAATATTACTTCAACCTCGTGCAGTACCTGGAGTCCAAGGAGTACAACAGGTGTGCCTGGACAGCCGTGCAAGTGCAAATACTCACCAACTTTTCTTTCCTGATGGGACTAACAGGTTGCCTCCGTGACTGA
- the LOC102402367 gene encoding interferon beta-3-like, whose amino-acid sequence MTYRCLLPMVLLLCFSTTALSRSYSLLRFQQSQSLAECQKLLGQLPSTPHHCLEFRMDFQMPEEMNQAQQFQKEDAILVMYEMLQKIFNILTRDFSSTGWSETIIEDLLAELYGQMKRLQPIQKEIMQKQNSTMGDTTIPHLGKYYFNLVQYLESKEYNSCAWTVVRVQILTNFSFLMGLTGCLRD is encoded by the coding sequence ATGACCTACCGGTGCCTCCTCCCGATGGTTCTCCTGCTGTGTTTCTCCACCACAGCTCTTTCCAGGAGCTACAGCTTGCTTCGATTCCAACAAAGTCAGAGCCTTGCAGAGTGTCAGAAACTCCTGGGGCAGTTACCTTCAACTCCTCATCATTGCCTCGAGTTCAGGATGGACTTCCAGATGCCTGAGGAGATGAACCAAGCACAGCAGTTCCAGAAGGAAGATGCCATATTGGTCATGTATGAGATGCTCCAGAAGATCTTCAATATTCTCaccagagacttctccagcactggCTGGTCTGAGACCATCATCGAGGACCTCCTTGCGGAACTCTATGGGCAGATGAAACGTCTGCAGCCAATCCAGAAGGAAATAATGCAGAAGCAAAACTCCACTATGGGAGACACGACCATTCCCCACCTAGGGAAATACTACTTCAACCTCGTGCAGTACCTGGAGTCCAAGGAGTACAACAGTTGTGCCTGGACAGTCGTGCGAGTGCAAATACTCACGAACTTTTCTTTCCTGATGGGACTAACAGGTTGCCTCCGTGACTGA